The genomic region AACAGCTACACGACCTGGCTGATCCCGTTCTCGCCGCACTGGCGGATCGGCGGCGTGTTCCTGATCGCCTTCGTCTCCGCGGTCATCGGGGTCGTCCTGATGATCGTCTACATGATCGCGCGGCCGCCGTTTTTCAAGGGTGAGGTGCTGACACGGTCCACTCCGACCCTCGTCCCGGACGAGGACGCGCTGTCCTCGGAGGTTCCGGTCGCCCCCGCCGATCCTGAGCACCCGACGGCCAGGCAGTGACCTCGGGCACTTCGCAGTGGGGCGCCGCACCGGCTGGCGGACCAGGGCTCGACCAGGTCCGCCGGCTGGTCACCGCGATCCCCGGCCCCCGATCGCGGGAGCTCGCCGTCCGCCGGGAGGGCGCGGTCGCACGCGGTGTCTCGACCCTGCTCCCTGTCTTCGCGGCCGCGGCCGGTGGCGGCGTACTGATCGACGTCGACGGCAACTCGTTGATCGACCTCGGTTCGGGGATCGCCGTGACCGGCGTCGGAAACGCCGCACCGGCGGTCGTGGCGGGGGTGCGGGAGCAGGTGGAGCGTTTCACCCACACCTGCTTCATGATCGCGCCGTACGAGGGCTACGTCGCAGTCTGCGAGGCGCTCAACCGGCTGACCCCGGGCGACCACGAGAAGCGGTCGGCGCTCTTCAACTCCGGCGCCGAGGCGGTGGAGAACGCCGTCAAGATCGCCCGCTCCTACACCGGCCGCCAGGCGGTGGTCGCCTTCGACCACGGCTACCACGGCCGGACCAATCTCACGATGGCGTTGACCGCCAAGGCGATGCCCTACAAGCATTCCTTCGGCCCGTTCGCGCCGGAGATCTACCGGGCGCCGATGGCCTATCCGTTCCGCTGGCCCGGCGGCCCGCAGCGCTGCGCGGAGGAGGCGGCCGATTCGATCCTCGGTCAGATCGACGCGCAGATCGGCGGCGACCAGGTGGCCTGCGTGGTCATCGAGCCGATCCAGGGCGAGGGCGGGTTCGTCGTGCCGCCGGCGGGCTTCCTGGCCCGGCTGGCCGAGTACTGCCGGGCGCACGGCGTCGTCTTCGTGGCCGACGAGGTCCAGACCGGTTTCGGCCGCACCGGTGACTGGTT from Mycobacteriales bacterium harbors:
- the gabT gene encoding 4-aminobutyrate--2-oxoglutarate transaminase, which encodes MTSGTSQWGAAPAGGPGLDQVRRLVTAIPGPRSRELAVRREGAVARGVSTLLPVFAAAAGGGVLIDVDGNSLIDLGSGIAVTGVGNAAPAVVAGVREQVERFTHTCFMIAPYEGYVAVCEALNRLTPGDHEKRSALFNSGAEAVENAVKIARSYTGRQAVVAFDHGYHGRTNLTMALTAKAMPYKHSFGPFAPEIYRAPMAYPFRWPGGPQRCAEEAADSILGQIDAQIGGDQVACVVIEPIQGEGGFVVPPAGFLARLAEYCRAHGVVFVADEVQTGFGRTGDWFACEHEGVVPDLITTAKGIAGGLPLAGVTGRAEIMQGPHVGGLGGTYGGNPVACAAALGAMATIEEEGLVSRAGRIGELMEPRLRSMAERFDVIGDVRGRGAMMAVELVHPGTMEPDKATTAAVAKACHEQGVVVLTAGTFGNVLRFLPPMVIPENLLDEGLTVLEKAFASR